In Euwallacea fornicatus isolate EFF26 chromosome 36, ASM4011564v1, whole genome shotgun sequence, a genomic segment contains:
- the wap gene encoding DDB1- and CUL4-associated factor 7, translating into MAHSGGVQGKRKEIYKYIAPWPLYSMNWSVRPDKRFRLALGSFVEEYNNKVQIVSLDEETSEFTAKNTFEHPYPTTKIMWIPDSKGIFPDLLATSGDYLRVWRASEPDTRLECVLNNNKNSDFCAPLTSFDWNEVDPNLVGTSSIDTTCTIWGLETGQVIGRVNLVSGHVKTQLIAHDKEVYDIAFSRAGGGRDMFASVGADGSVRMFDLRHLEHSTIIYEDPAHTPLLRLAWNKQDPNYLATIAMDSCEVIILDVRVPCTPVARLNNHRACVNGIAWAPHSSCHICTAGDDHQALIWDIQQMPRAIEDPILAYTAAEGEVNQIQWGATQPDWIAICYNKSLEILRV; encoded by the exons ATGGCTCACTCGGGAGGTGTACAGGGCAAGAGAAAAGAAATCTATAAATATATAGCCCCATGGCCACTATATAGTATGAATTGGTCTGTTAGACCAGACAAGCGGTTTCGTTTAGCACTAGGCAGTTTTGTGGAGGAATACAACAATAAAGTACAAATTGTTTCACTTGATGAGGAAACTAGTGAATTCACAGCAAAAAATACGTTTGAACATCCATATCCTACTACAAAAATTATGTGGATTCCTGATAGTAAAGGCATTTTTCCTGATCTTCTAGCCACAAG TGGGGATTATCTACGGGTTTGGAGAGCATCTGAACCTGACACAAGATTGGAATGTGTTTTgaataacaacaaaaattcagatttttgtGCACCACTTACAAGCTTTGACTGGAATGAAGTTGATCCAAATCTAGTTGGGACCTCTTCAATTGACACTACTTGTACAATATGGGGCCTCGAAACTGGCCAG gttATTGGACGCGTTAACCTAGTTTCGGGACATGTAAAGACACAGCTCATTGCCCACGACAAAGAGGTGTATGACATAGCCTTTTCGAGAGCAGGTGGAGGAAGGGACATGTTCGCTTCTGTGGGCGCCGATGGATCAGTAAGAATGTTTGATTTGAGGCACTTAGAGCATTCAACTATTATTTATGAAGACCCGGCACATACCCCATTATTACG ATTGGCATGGAACAAACAAGATCCGAATTATCTAGCAACAATTGCCATGGATTCTTGCGAGGTCATCATACTGGATGTCCGCGTGCCGTGTACTCCAGTTGCCCGTCTTAATAACCACAGAGCATGTGTTAATGGAATTGCATGGGCACCTCATTCCAGTTGTCATATCTGCACAGCAG GGGATGATCACCAGGCTTTAATATGGGATATACAACAAATGCCTAGAGCCATTGAAGATCCAATTCTCGCCTACACAGCTGCAGAGGGCGAGGTGAATCAAATACAGTGGGGCGCTACACAGCCAGACTGGATAGCGATTTGCTACAATAAGTCCTTGGAAATATTAAGAGTATAG